The following proteins are co-located in the Candidatus Acidiferrales bacterium genome:
- a CDS encoding glycosyltransferase family 2 protein has translation RPDSIAASLPAALASAWNAPIATLLGGHSHNFCWGGGTAIRKETFFAIQAIEYWKHAVSDDYALTRALKNANGRIGYLPECIVPSRQNPDWRQLLEWTTRQIIITRVYAPRLWLLAALSQLSYCGAVALGVILILSNLLTGFGVLNLFVLLLLIEGLAIAKGALRLVAMTELLPAHKDELLAYWWVPTLLAPLVPWIYLYNVVVSTFRRRITWRGVRYLLHSPWRTTILRPGQ, from the coding sequence CGCCCCGATTCTATCGCAGCGAGCCTGCCGGCGGCGCTCGCCTCGGCCTGGAATGCGCCCATTGCCACGTTGCTTGGCGGCCACAGCCACAATTTCTGCTGGGGTGGCGGGACCGCGATTCGCAAAGAGACTTTTTTCGCCATTCAAGCTATCGAATACTGGAAGCATGCCGTCAGCGATGACTATGCCCTCACCCGCGCCTTGAAAAATGCAAACGGCCGCATCGGCTACCTTCCAGAATGTATCGTACCGAGCAGGCAGAATCCGGATTGGCGGCAATTGCTCGAATGGACCACGCGACAGATCATCATCACCCGCGTCTATGCGCCCAGGCTCTGGCTGCTCGCCGCCCTCTCCCAACTTTCTTACTGTGGGGCCGTCGCCCTTGGCGTGATCCTCATCCTGAGCAATCTTCTGACCGGCTTTGGCGTGCTCAATCTTTTTGTGCTCCTGCTCTTGATTGAAGGCCTGGCGATTGCGAAAGGGGCGCTGCGGCTGGTGGCGATGACCGAGCTTCTGCCGGCGCACAAGGATGAGTTGCTCGCATACTGGTGGGTGCCAACGCTGCTGGCGCCGCTTGTGCCCTGGATCTATCTCTATAACGTTGTGGTTTCAACCTTCCGGCGACGCATCACCTGGCGAGGTGTGCGGTATCTTCTTCATTCCCCCTGGCGAACAACGATTCTTCGGCCCGGACAGTGA
- a CDS encoding urate hydroxylase PuuD has product MTLVTALGMVLAFQALPPMDFNTNLQMLLRWIHLLAGIIWIGLLYFFNLVNVPVMKALDGTTKGKVIPVLLPKALWWFRWGAVVTVLAGIIYYLIILSLEPAKAPGSLMWTTFGKWLLLVVVTWAIIYFLIGPVNNGWLLALLVVILVGAMGGAIVHWNAYEDASNRALSIGVGGGIGTIMLLNVWGIIWPAQKRIIAWTKANAEQGTPVPPESAKLARRAFLASRTNFWLSIPMLFFMAAASHYPMFGG; this is encoded by the coding sequence ATGACGCTAGTAACTGCTCTGGGGATGGTGTTGGCATTTCAGGCTCTGCCACCGATGGACTTCAACACGAACCTCCAGATGCTGCTGCGCTGGATTCACCTTCTGGCGGGCATCATCTGGATCGGGCTTCTCTACTTCTTCAACCTGGTGAACGTGCCCGTGATGAAAGCATTGGACGGGACGACGAAGGGGAAAGTAATCCCCGTCCTGTTGCCGAAAGCCTTGTGGTGGTTCCGGTGGGGCGCAGTGGTGACGGTGCTCGCCGGGATCATCTATTACCTGATCATTTTGAGCCTGGAGCCGGCAAAGGCACCAGGGAGCCTGATGTGGACCACGTTTGGGAAGTGGCTCCTGTTGGTGGTGGTGACCTGGGCGATCATCTATTTCCTGATTGGGCCGGTGAACAACGGCTGGCTGCTCGCCCTGCTGGTTGTGATCCTGGTGGGCGCGATGGGCGGGGCGATCGTGCACTGGAACGCTTATGAGGACGCATCGAACCGCGCTCTATCGATCGGCGTGGGCGGCGGGATCGGCACCATCATGCTCCTGAACGTCTGGGGGATCATCTGGCCGGCGCAGAAGCGGATCATTGCGTGGACCAAGGCGAACGCTGAACAGGGGACGCCGGTGCCGCCGGAGTCGGCGAAGCTGGCGCGGCGGGCATTCCTGGCTTCACGCACCAATTTTTGGCTCTCCATCCCGATGTTGTTCTTCATGGCTGCCGCCAGCCACTATCCCATGTTTGGCGGATGA
- a CDS encoding MOSC domain-containing protein: protein MSNATPSHVGSVVALWRHPVKSMMGEELNAADITERGLLGDRAYALVDPSNGKVASAKNPRKWPKLFDSRAAFVEPLRTGGKIPPVRITLPDGTMVTSEQSDINEILSNALGREVTLTKSAPKTLSLEEYWPDMDGLAHRETITDESMPAGTFFDCAVIHVLTTATIDRLRELYPQGRFEVRRFRPNIVVELAAGERDFVENAWVGHTLAIGDEAVLSVTGPCPRCVMTTLPQADLPRDPGILRAAAQHNQANVGVYASVLRGGTIRRGDPVRLE, encoded by the coding sequence ATGTCAAACGCCACGCCGTCTCATGTTGGTTCGGTGGTTGCCCTGTGGCGCCATCCCGTCAAGTCCATGATGGGAGAGGAGCTAAACGCCGCCGATATCACGGAACGCGGGCTGTTGGGCGATCGTGCCTACGCCCTAGTGGATCCTTCCAACGGGAAAGTCGCCAGCGCCAAAAACCCTCGGAAGTGGCCGAAGCTCTTCGATTCCCGGGCCGCCTTCGTCGAGCCCCTTCGCACTGGTGGAAAGATTCCGCCCGTTCGTATCACCCTGCCGGACGGCACCATGGTCACCAGCGAGCAGAGCGACATCAACGAAATCTTGTCAAACGCGCTGGGCCGCGAGGTAACCCTTACGAAGTCGGCGCCCAAGACACTCAGCCTCGAGGAGTACTGGCCGGATATGGATGGGCTGGCCCATAGGGAAACGATCACCGACGAGTCCATGCCAGCGGGCACGTTTTTCGACTGTGCCGTCATCCACGTGCTGACGACCGCGACGATCGACCGGCTCCGGGAACTCTATCCGCAAGGGCGGTTCGAGGTCAGGCGGTTTCGTCCAAACATCGTGGTCGAGCTTGCCGCAGGCGAGAGGGACTTCGTTGAGAACGCCTGGGTCGGGCACACGCTCGCGATCGGGGACGAGGCTGTCCTGAGCGTCACGGGCCCGTGTCCTCGCTGCGTGATGACAACACTGCCTCAAGCGGATTTACCCAGAGATCCAGGCATCCTGCGCGCGGCGGCACAGCACAACCAGGCTAATGTCGGTGTCTATGCTTCTGTGCTCCGGGGTGGCACCATCCGGCGCGGCGACCCGGTACGGCTGGAGTAG